One genomic region from Silurus meridionalis isolate SWU-2019-XX unplaced genomic scaffold, ASM1480568v1 Scaffold367, whole genome shotgun sequence encodes:
- the LOC124382462 gene encoding serine/threonine-protein kinase pim-1-like, with translation MRYFEQEGNKIETKAPSAVMFHKKFLYINQHTGSWNIKDRAHDQPKSSFRGKRKSDNLPNEYEPDQKRQKKQIIEEKTDVSNKTKLVLYINQHTGSWNIKKRAYDQPKSSFRGKRKPDILPNDYEPHQKRQKKQIIKEKTDVSNTNKLPPKHLGIAHLLEVYEMRELLGKGGFGSVYAGVRKADGLPVAIKYISKRKAPKKLEIPGHGFLPTEVALMSIVNTEPYCLNILRILEWYEQPKCYYIVLERPEPCENLHQFCSRYGSCLPETVARLVMVQLIDALKHCKSRGILHRDVKPENIMVQTNTLKVKLIDFGCGDLIKDKYKEFTGTPSYAPPEWFKKKKYLAEPATVWSVGVTLYRLVCGSLPFNTRKDVKHGHVLFSRSHSEECMHLIRWCLCTKPAGRPSLEQIEHHPWFHFKGSALQTTG, from the exons ATGCGTTATTTTGAGCAAGAAGGAAATAAAATCGAGACTAAAGCGCCATCTGCTGTGATGTTTCACAAAAAAT ttttatacatCAACCAGCACACTGGAAGCTGGAACATAAAGGACAGGGCACATGATCAGCCCAAGTCATCATTCAGGGGCAAAAGGAAATCTGATAACCTGCCCAATGAATATGAGCCTGatcagaagagacagaaaaaacagataATAGAAGAGAAAACGGACGTCTCCAACAAAACTAaactag ttttatacatCAATCAGCACACTGGAAGCTGGAACATAAAGAAGAGGGCATACGATCAGCCCAAGTCATCATTCAGGGGCAAAAGGAAACCTGATATTCTGCCCAATGATTATGAGCCTCatcagaagagacagaaaaaacagataataaaagagaaaactGACGTCTCCAACACAAATAAACTACCTCCTAAACATTTAGGCATTG CACATTTGTTGGAGGTTTATGAGATGAGAGAACTGCTGGGCAAAGGAGGATTTGGCTCTGTGTATGCTGGTGTACGTAAAGCAGATGGATTGCCA gttgcaATCAAGTACATCTCCAAACGTAAAGCACCTAAAAAACTGGAAATC CCTGGACATGGTTTCCTGCCCACTGAGGTAGCTTTGATGTCCATCGTAAATACAGAACCATACTGTTTGAACATCCTGCGGATTCTGGAGTGGTATGAACAGCCAAAGTGCTACTACATAGTTCTGGAACGACCTGAACCATGTGAAAACCTCCACCAGTTCTGCAGTAGGTATGGCAGCTGCTTGCCTGAGACTGTGGCTCGTTTAGTGATGGTTCAGCTGATAGATGCTCTGAAGCATTGCAAGAGCCGGGGAATTCTGCATCGTGACGTCAAGCCAGAAAACATCATGGTTCAGACGAACACTCTTAAAGTTAAGCTGATTGACTTCGGGTGCGGAGACTTGATCAAGGACAAGTACAAAGAATTTACAG GCACACCCAGCTACGCTCCTCCTGagtggtttaaaaagaaaaagtatttggCAGAACCAGCGACTGTCTGGTCTGTGGGTGTGACACTGTACAGACTGGTGTGTGGCTCTCTGCCTTTCAACACCAGGAAGGACGTGAAACATGGTCATGTGCTTTTCTCCAGAAGTCATTCTGAAG AATGCATGCATCTGATCCGTTGGTGTTTGTGCACCAAACCAGCAGGCCGTCCGAGTCTGGAGCAGATAGAGCATCACCCATGGTTTCACTTCAAAG gATCTGCACTACAAACTACTGGATAG